The Mauremys reevesii isolate NIE-2019 linkage group 1, ASM1616193v1, whole genome shotgun sequence genome segment ATTGAAAGAACTCCCAAATATAGTTAAGTCAAGGTAAGTGCTAGTCTCAGACGGAAACAATGGGAGCCCATTGCCTGGGACTCTTTAAAGTAGAGAGGGCAAATATCAGGGGGCTTTCCTCTCTAATTGTGATGGTTCTGAGATACACAACTTCATAGGCCTGGATTCAGCAAGGGATTAATAGATTCGCAgaatttaagaccagaagggaccattgtggtcatctagtctgacctcctctgtaGTACATGCCACAAAAcctcctgaattaattcctgcttcgaGTCCAATAATTGTAATTGAACTCAACCATCTCTTGTAGCAAATCATCCAATTATCATTTAATGATTTccattgatggagaatccaccacaacccttggtaaattttcAACACCCTTtttgaactggacacagtattccaatattggtcacatcagtgccaaatacagaggtaagcTAAcgtctctactcctacttgatcctcccttatttatacatccaaggattgcattagctcttttggccacagataTTTTTATGGTTCTAGTTTCATAATCAATATGTTGtgtagtaccaagtcaaatgccttacaagagtaagtatattacatcaacactattgtctttatcaaccaaacttgcaaACGCATCAAAAATGGTATCAAATGACTTTGACAAGATCTATCTTCCATAAACTTTGttggacttcaatgggattgcTCATGTGCTTTAAGtcaggcacatgcttaaataccttgctgaatcaaagcCATAGAcaggcacttttaaaaaacaatcataGCATTAAAAAAGCCCTGAGGGAACTTGACCAACTCCATCTGGGGAGCAACCTGCTCCTAACATTTTAAATTCTGTACCTCAACAAGCTCAATTAATTAAAACAATGGCGATGCCTCCAAGAAAATTCACCTCTTCAATATACTATTTTTGCTCTTGACTGTCAGATGCCTTTTCTGACTGGCATCTCTTTGAGAGAACAACCGAACCAACTGTATACATGCTAGCAGCTTTCAGGCTTCCTCTTCATCCCAAACAAGATTGGTTTTGAGATTTCCTAAACAGGCTGACAGGGTTCATGTGTTGGGACTTCAGCCTGCTGCGTGTTTTCTTTGTTATTAGCTGGTTTGTTTAGATGTGTGTAACAGTAATCAAGAGCACCTTTGACCCCACTCTCCAGCACATGTACACACACCCACTCTTACATTTGGGCTTGAAAAATGTGTAAACATACATACATTTGTTTTTGCCCCTGAAACTAGTGACATGGAACAAATGCTACTGATGAAAGATTACAGCTTTCTGTCGTTTGATAAGGTGATGGCATTAGTGAGTTGCTGGTAGGCACGTCATACGATATGCTGGCACTTGCAAAGGTTACCAGGGCTTGTGTTGAGTCACAGGACTGTTTCTCTACATCGTCTGAATTAACAGAGATCAGACTTGTATGTTTTGATCTGCTCCATAACAAAGTTTGCTTTCTGAGACTTCCCAGATCTTCCTTAAAATGTGGATTGAAGAGGATATAAAGAAGTGGGTTTAGACATGCGGGCAGTGGGACAATCACTAGGAGTATTGATTTAATCACTTCTGGGCTAATAAAAGTGAGGTTTAGTAAGGAGGAAAAAGATAAGAAGGCCACAGGGCAATAGAGAATGCAATTAGTAAAAAGTAACAATGCTATATGCTTGATCATAGAACAGTCCCAAATATTGTCTAGTTCGCTCTTCTCCAAACTACAGTACAGTTTTGTATAGGCAACAGTCATCACCAGAAAGCAAAGAGAGTTTAATAAGACCAATGCTACCATGAAGCCCATAGAGCTGAGTTCCCCAAATGGCAAAGGTAAACAGAGCGGAGACACCCCATATTTGCTCTCACTGAGAAGTGGTAACACTGCAATTATCAAGGCCAACATAAAGCAAAAGAAAATGGCTATTTTCACACTAGCAAgagaggattttgttttaaactttgtAGCATACTTTACAGAGAACCCACGTTCGAGTGCTGCCAGGGTAAGGAGGAAAATGGAAGTCTCTGAAGCAAAAATGGACAGAAGGCCAGTGACTTGGCAACCAACTCCGCTTTCCCACCAAGCACCATATTGAGCAAAGCTGCCAAAGGTTAATGCATCCAGGCTGGCCAATACACCACTGGACAGACCCATTAGCATGTTTACAATGGCTATCAGTCCAATTAGAAGTTTTATAGAGGAAATATACAATGGAGATCTGAAGACTGTTGCAGTTAACAGTGCATTGCAAATAAATGCCAAACCCACTATGGTCCACACTCCAATTCTGATTAGCCAACTACCAAACAGATGGTCACATGGTTTGAAGGGGCCTGCAAGGACAAGAAAGAGAAATGGGAAGAGGAAATATGTGAGAGTGAACAAATACTTTGCAACATTTGAAACCCTGCCTAATTTTCATGTCTCTTCTCACCACAGGGAGAAGGAGCATTCACCTTCTCCAGCACCCACTGCTATGCAGTGGCTTCCAACTTTCTTTTGTTGGTGCTtcccaacaggggcggctccaggcaccagcgctccaagcacgtgcctggggtggcaagccacggggggcaccctgccggtctCTGTGAGGACGGCAGTTAGGCAgctttcggcagcatgcctgcgggaggtctgctggtcccgcggattcaagGAAAGCTGCTGAATCTGTGGGAccatggacctcccgcaggcaagccaccgaaggctgcctgacggccatgcttggggcggcaaaaaaagctagagccgcccctgcttcccaaAAAGACTGGAGGATGGCATTTCCTGTCTCCAATGTCCATCATGACGCAGAACACTCCGTCCCTTTTTAatgtccattctctctctctccccctcccctgtctGTTTTCttggtgtattttttttcttttcagttctttttgcttttatttccccCCCACTTCATTTCCTCATGTGAGGAGGAGGCTTCCTGCTGTCTGGGGTGGGAGCTGTGGTGTTCACTAGGGATCTGTGGGTTTAGGCTACATGTGCTCTTCCTATGAGCTGGGTGTTCTGAGAGTAGCTAGGCTCTGAGAGAAGATAAGCCTGGGGTGCTACCTGGGCCTCCCACTATGTAGAGGTAAACTGTGTCCATGGCCAGATACGTTGGGTGCTGGCACTGGAGCAGGGAGAGACTTTCCAGGAGATACCTGCTGCtttccatgtagcaaaggaagcATTTAATGGAAGTGTCATCATACAGTGTTTTTCTGTCTCCACTTCTCCTGTCTACAACACCTCAggttgggaaacactgttctagagAGGCAATGCTAATATTGAGGAATCATTTGGTAGAGAATGTCTATTCAGGGCAATATAAGTGATATTTGCCTCTGACGCAGACATTAGACCAAACTGCACTATTACAGTAGTTTAAAACTGGAGTAACTCAACTGGCTTCAATGGAATTATTCAAGATTTACACTAGAGTGCCTAAGCACAGAACCTGGTCTATCATCATCTTTTTCTTGATGGACACAGAGACCAATGACTTGAGATCACAGATCTGTTATACCAAAGGGAGGGATAAAACTTATCTGAGGAAACAGAGAGAAACTCTTGGTTTAGCAGTCACAGGAGCCAATGTATAATAGAGATACACTGTTATTGTAGTTAAACAGTTTCACGGGCTTCAATCTTATATTGTAGGCTAATGCAATTCTGTCCCACCAAAATTATTGCAAAATATGGTGCAATTTCATTGAAATGGATCTGAAGTTAATTCTAGGGACAGTTTAGCAGTTCTTTGTTTCAGACCTCAAGGGAAACTTTGTCAGGTCTCCTATTTGCCTGGCAGTTTCATACCTGGAGAGGGTGTGCATTGCACCGAATGATGAGCTTTCAAATCTTCTTCAAAGTCAAGCAGAAAATCCTCAAAGTCATGTTCATCTGTGGGAGAAAATCCCTGAGACTTTAGACTGAGACTAAGTTCCTTAGTGTGAATATAGGGAAATGGCTGTGATGAGTTACTtgaaggcaggggtaggcaacctatcgatcgtgtgccaaaggcagcacacgagctgatttccagtggcactcacattgcccgggtcctggtcaccagtctgggcggttctgcattttaatttaatttaaatgaagtttcttaaacattgtaaaaaccttatttactttacatacaacaatagtttagttatatattatagatttatagaaagagaccttctaaaaacgttaaaatgtattactggcacgggaaaccttaaatcagagtgaataaatgaagattcggcacaccacttctgaaaggttgccgacccctgctttaaggCCTGGTCTTGCTCTCTCTTTGCCTGCAAATTTCCAAGCAACAGCAGACATAGGCCCATTTGGTTTTGTATTACTTGGGGTGGATACATCAAATCACCACTTCTTTGAAAATTATTACAGTTAAAAAGGCATCCCCTTAATTACGTAATTTGCACTAGGATTGCctgaaaaaatgttaaatatcagCTCCAGAGTTATGCCAATTCACTGACAAATAACCCTGGATGTTGTGTTTGTTGTGATCACCCCAACATGTGTCCAATTTGTGCCAGCTTCTGGCtccattcttgtcagtttcagttCCTGCTGGCTCTAATCCTGGGGGCTTAGATGAAAAAAGATCTTGTCAGATTTGAGCCTTTTGCTTGCTCACAGGAATGGAGATGGGATGGACATCAGCAGGAGGGTGTAATATGCACACGTGTGTCTGCAGTGACAAacccagtgcagcaggggaaaagGGTACAATGAGTCTCTaacccagggattggcaacctttggcacgcggcccatcagggaaatctgctggtgggccgggacagtttgtttacctacagcgtccgcaggttcggccgatcgcagctcccactggccgcggtttgccattccaggccaatgggggctgcaggaagtggcacgggctgagggatgtgctggcttatcacagccatttcccatttgaaccatggccaatggagctgtgggggtggtgcctgtggatgggggccgtgcctctgcttaggagccagagggacatgttgCAGCTTCCGGAAGCCGCCCGAAGTAAGTGCCGCCCGGagactgcaccccctccccaaccccatgccttagccttgagccccctcctgcacccaaactccctcccagaacctgcatcccatcctgcatcccaacccccagccctgagcccccctgcacccaaaatccctcccagactcccctccctcccacccacaaccccctgccccccccctccccctcctcctctgcctctgacccccgccccccgaccccccccgccacccccccccgccccccccccccgcccccccgcccccacccccccgcccccaccgcccccccccacccccaccccccacctcccccaccctcccccccccagccccttccaaccccccccttccaccccccccccccacccccccgccccccccccccaccccccacccccccccccccccaccccccccccccccccccctcccccccctccctcccctccctccccccctcccctccttccccctccccccagccccctcccctgcagaccccccccccagccctcccccctcccccccccaccccccccccctcaacccccccccccccctccacctgacccccccccctcccccacctcctcccctccctccccccctgccccccccccccacctcccaccactccctcccccatcccccacccctcccccgaccccccccctcgcctgcctccccaccccccccacccaggagccTCCACTGCACCCACACTCCAGCCCCCACTCTCAGCTCCCTCCAAggagcgagtgacagagggacgggggatggagtgagcgggggtcGGGattcagagaaggggcggggcaagggcgtttggttttgtgcgattagaaaatTGGCAATGGCAACCCTTTCCCACTCCCAAGTATGTACTGCTGCTATGAGCAGGGCTTGGTAGCCCAGAACACATGTTGCTACTTTTAAGGCCAACAGCAACTTGTGACAGTCCAGCTCTGAACCATCTTGCTTTGCAAATGCAGGATATCTATTGTGTAGGATGACAGGCCAGCACCATGTCACCCCCTCTGAATTAAAAGGATGATTTTTGCCTCCAGTGTGAGGCTCCATCTTGACAGTGTCCCCTTAAAAGGATATTATAAACACATTCTTGTTTAGACTTTGAGAGCTACATCTCACTACCATAaaattcaatggcaaaattcccattgatttaaggGAGGTGTCCTGGGTCCTAAAGTAGGTTCCAAAGCCAGAGTGACATTAAACTACTTACCTTGAATGTGTAACATTCCAGAATCTTTCTTATGAAAATCATCAGCACTGCTGTTCTCCTCTTTGTTCCACTGGCTGGAGATTTTGTAGTGGCTTTCACAAGTTCCAAATGCACAGCACTGGTAAGCATAAGGCATTTCTATGACCCTGCACATTAACAAACAAAATATGCAGTTACACTGGTTACAGTACTTTACTTAACGTATTATACCTCATCGCTAATGTTAATATTGAGAAAAATGAACTCAGATAACTGTAACTGAAAGGGAAAATagccacacattttaaaaaaaccaaaaccttgtTAATGCAGAGTTTGGCATGCATAGTTAAAGTTACAAAATATTAGAAAATGCAAATGGTTCCGAGACCAATTTTAATTCAGACACATTGCACACATCCTATATATTTTGTTATGGAGATTTTACAACATATTCAGTAATATATTAAGCTGTAGATTTAATAAAGCAGGAACAGATGTGCAATGCAGTTGAATGAATGTTGCTGTCAGAACCATATTTTAATGTCCTGACTTCTAGTGATTTGAACTGTTTTAATTCACTGAGTTTTCTCCATGTAGTTTTCTTAGTTTTTTCttttagagagagagatccaAATACCAGAGCTGAATCCTACCTGCGTAACAGGCAAAACCCATATCTCAGTGCACAACCCCCACAAATTTGGGGGAAGTTAAGAGACTGAATTTTGGATGCAGATTAAAATTTCTCCCATCTCCACTGTAAAATAGCTGAAGGGGGTTCCTCTCTGGGCGGAGACCAGGAATGAAGAATTCTAAACTGAATGGTTAATGATTTGGAAAGTTAAGAACATTGTTACCATGGAAACTGTTTTGCTACCTTAATTATCATGCACACATCTGCACACTATCAAGGGGCACTGCCATCCATAACACCTTTCAGTGCACTGGTATTCCTGATATTTAACCAGGTTTTAGTCAATgggtttttcattctttttactGTTATACAAATTCCAGGTCTCTTGTACATTTTGAATTCTATTTTGTTTGGACATTCTAGGGCAAATTCTGAAAGGGGTTGAGAAAAACTGTAGGGCTTATACTGTATGGCCCACAAGTAGATGGATAATCTCTGCTAATTACACTGTTACCTTCTGATAGATAAATATTTGATCCAACTCAGTTTCCAGTTGTAACTGGTAATTAACACCTAACaattaataacaataaaaacGTATCACTAAAAATTACTCTAATTAAACATAACataaatggaaataaaatggGTTCATATCAAATTATCAGGTAAATCTTATCAGATTAATCAAACAACTCAACAGAGCAAACAATTCCTATACAAACTCTAAATAGCAATCTGGGGAGGTGGCCATTTACAAAGCGATCAGCCCAAATCATAGGCCTTACGCCAATCAGAGCTAAACTTTCACTCTAGCCAAAGGCTTGGCAAAAAGGGGGGAACAAACCAAACCCCAAGCTAAAGCTAATATTTAAATTACAAATTAAATGCCAACTAATGAACTACTTGTTCAGATTTCCGTGGTGAGGTGAAAGCAATAGCAATCCTTAAGTCTGTCCCTAATATAAACATTTGcataagatattttaaaatactccAATAAAGTTCAGGATAATAAAGTTTTAATTGAGAACTTTATGTGAAGATAATGATTTCCTACGACTTAAACATAAAATCCCAACTCCATGAAATTTCCAAGTATGTGATCTTTTAAAAAGAGTGAGATTATCCAGTTAAGGCTGCCATTAAATGTTTGAGAAATGACTTCCTTAGGTGCTGTCCTCAACTAACCTCTGTGGGTTTGAACCACAGATACTTCTGCGTGGGCTCATGCATGGGTGCCTGCACACACCCACGCTCTTTCGCTCACTAGCAATCAGTCACCTAGTGGGGTTAAAAAAAGATGCAAGGCTATTGAGTCAGCCCAGAAGTGTCCCTCTGCTGACAAAAAATAGATATGTAAAATAAAAACTCCATCCTTTTGCCAAATGGCTGTTGTGATTCTTGTGGCTTCGTGCAGCTTTGGAAGAGGTTGAGCCTGCTACAGAAAGGATCAGCAGCTGACTAGGACACTTCCTTTATATGCTTGGTGGTGACAAGTCTTCAGATGTTGCTGGATTCCGGCCCCTCTGATGGCCAGTTATGGGGGAAAGACACATAGACCTCAAGCATTGCAATGTTCCATGGCTTCTAGATAAGGTGGCCCAAGCCTTATCAATTACCACTCTTTAAAGGGCATGGCTTCTGTTTCTCTTCCCCTTTGTAGGTCTTCCCAGAATCCCTTTGACAAATGTAAACAAGGCCCTATTTTCCAGAGTTACAATGAGTTTAGATTAACTAATCTCATAAAAATGAAGATCTTCCTCTTCCAATAAATGTTAGTCTGGAAAATCCTGTCCATTAAGCAATTTAAAAAGTACATGGCCAGACGGTCACTTAGTAGATCCAAAAATATTTTGTGACACAGCCAGGATCAATTTCTCCTGAGCTAATAGACAGCTTTTCCTGGTCACAAAGGAACCACTGACTTATCACCTTCTAATGAACCTTCTTCCAAAAACTgtctaaaaaaaattcaaagataactcaaaaatgcaaaacaaacaTAAACATTGGAACTGACCCACATTACACCACACCAAAAATTCAACTTTATGCTTCACAACAAACACCTGGACCCACTTCCTTTTACTTTAAAGGCAGAATGACTCCATTATGTTAATGGAGAACATAAATCTCTTTTACATCTTTGGGGTTTAGCTGCTGCTGGCAGTTTAACTTTAAACAGGTAAAAAGCTGGCTGAAGATGAGATTTAAActgtcaaaataaaatatttgactcTTAAAAATTCACAATTTTAGGCAGAATTTGTATACCGGGCCAATTTTGCTTACTGGATCCATGCTCATGGTAAGCCTCCTTTCCTCTGTGAATGGTTTAAGGAGCAGAGAGTCCTTGCAGGGAGAATTCGAGCTTTTCACATTATAAGGTGGGGGATGGTCATGGTCAGTGAATAGGAATGGTAAATTGTGAGTAGTCCAGGGGGGATGGCCAGGGAGTTGTGGGTAATGCCAAACCACTGAACCAAACCCCACAGTGACAGAGGGAAGGAGAAGCGGGCAACGTTTGTTTTCTCCCTGCTATAGTGAACTTGGCTAGGTGATAATTGTTGTGCCATTACTGGAAGTGGAGCTAAGGATTCCACCTCTCAGCCCCAAGATGTTTCTCTATATTCATGAGCAAATGGTCCATTTAGCTGAGCTGTGAGCTCTTTCCACGGATTTGGTCCTTAGCTTTGCAAATGATGTATAACACCACCATTCAGGAAACTTTGTGCTAGTTCTCTGTTCATGTTCAGTGCTTTGAAGAGTCACTTTAAAGCTctctggtgaaatcctggccccactgaagtcaatggcaaaactccaatggatttgaatggggccaggatttcacctctgttCTTTACTGGCTGCATGCACCTAACTCCTGTTAATGTCAATCAGAGTTAGATATGTTCACTGAAGGAAGAATAGACCCTTCTGGAACTGTTTTTGCAAAAAAAGGGATTATTTGGCACTTCCTCGTGAGTTTATTTAATTTTCATAGATAATTTAGTTGTATTTTCAGCAAAGTACTTGATTTTCATTTAGGAGGAGTGCATCATTTCTAATACACAAAACcatatttaaaatgaattaaGTACAGTTATGATTTCAATCAGTCCAGCAATCAGCTACATTAAGACCATTCCATGTCCTCTTTCTTATGTCAGCATGTCATGGCATATGCTGCATTTTCATAATAATCACAGGGTAATTCTGAATTAATGCTTCTATTATATTTAAGATATTTTTCAGAAGTTGGTCTGATCATTTTAGAGAGCTTACCTGTCCCTacatggagaaagagagagaataaacaCAAGGAGAGATGTGCATACACAGCACCCACAAAAGCTAGACAGTGGGCCTGcccctgcaagatgctgagcacctctgTTGAGTTGAGAATAGTCCTGCAAGGTGCACACCCACTCCAGTGGGTGTTGAGAGCACTCAGCATCTTTTTAGACCTtcatagattttacagccagaagggaccattagctcatctagtctgaccacagcatagaatttcactcagttaccCCTGCACTGAGCCTAATAACTTGTctttgactaaagcatctcttccagaaagacatctaGGCTTGATCTGAAGACTTCAGGAGATGGGGAATCTGTCATTTCCCTTGGTAGTTTATTCCAATAGTTAAACAGGCCTCACTGATAAAATTGAGCCTAATTTGAAATTTCAATCTCTCTGGTTTCAGcctccagccactggttcttgttatgcctttctccctTAGACTAAAAAGCCTTTTAGTACCCCATATTTTCCTCACTTACatattgtaatcaagtcacatcTCCATTTTCTTTTTGATAAAATGAAGAGATTGAGTTCAAGTCTCCCcatgtaaggcattttctccagccctgggatcATTTTTGTGTTTCTCTTCTGCTCCCTCTTCAATTTTTAAACAATTTGTAAAATATGGacaccagaattgtacacagtattctagtatcagtctcaccaatgccgtatacagaggtaaaatcacctccttaCTCCTACTGTCTTGTTTATATATCTAagaatcacattagccctttttgctaTAGCATCATGCTAGGAGCCTATCTTGATCTGCTCATCCACTATGACCCTTAAATCCTTTCCAGAGTCCCTGCTTTCCAAGATATAGTCCCCCTCCTGGAGGATGAAAATTTTGAAGGATGAATATAGTGATGACCTAACAACATACATGCTATTCAATGATTTCATTAAAGAAGAAATGGGACTCTGTATTGCAAATATTCACAGgtgtataaaataataataatttatacttagtacctttcatctgaggagGTCAAAAAACTTGAACATGAAGCaattaggcctcaatcctgccaatacttacacacatgcttacatTTATTAAGTTCATTGAATAGTCCCAAATATAAGTACCcatggtagtaaagttaagcaggtgTGTAGGTTTTTTCAGGATCGAGCCATTGGCTTACAACATCCCTGTGTATATAATAAttattacagatgggtaaactgaggcacagagtgagttAGGGCCTAATCCTAATCaaaatgaagtcagtggcaaaattcccattaacttcaaaggtACAGGATCACACTGTATGTGACTTACTCACCGTCATCCAGAGCTGTGAATAATCACTAAAAACCACTTCTTTCTTATATCACACAGTGTCCAGTCGAAAACATTCTACCAGAATTAAGGggctgaacaacaacaacaaattatTTATTTGAACTTTAAGATTTAACCAAATGATTTGGGAGCAAACTGTTTATTGTTGCTTTAAGTGAGTATTGTCAAGTATTTTGGTACATTACAGAGCATATTTTCTCCTTAGCATCTACTTAGTTCCTATTAAATTTAATGGGAGTTATGTAACCACAGTCAGTGGAAGACGAGCATTAAACTGCTAGCAATATAATTTTAACAGCTTTTGAAATGTATCGCCAGGAAGCAGATGTGGATCATACTAAGCAGCTACTGGGGTTAATATTTCAAAGCCCATTGTAGTTTCTTCAGTTAAAAGTGAGTATAATAAAAGGAGTCTATCATATTTTTATCAtatttgttttagttttaatACTGCAGATCAAAGTCTTCCAGTATGAAGCAATGTACATTACACAGTGACACACCTTATATTGCACATGAACACAAATGTGGCTTATTAGTCTTAATGACATACTCACTTGAGTTCtggaaaattttcagatgatatcAAACTTTGTAGGTCATGATTTCCTGTTAATTTTAAATGAGTTAAACCATGTAGCCCAGTCACAGGAAAAGAAGACAAAAGGTTGGATGACAGATCCCTGCATAATAGCAAATAAAAATCAGCTTACAGAGTTTTTTTTTCAGcactagaattttttttaaatcaattaatTTAACCTCACCAAAGATTATTAAACCAAATAGGGCCCCAGTCTGCAGAGAAAATCTGCAGCATTTTCACAAATATACACCCATTTTCCCAGCAGAATACATGGCTGGACCATGGTAGCATTTTGCTCAGTAGTACCCACTGTGGGTTAATTATTACCAAGATCTGACTCTGTGCACTCATGGCAccagttttaaagaacaggtaaTCAATTAAAAATGAATCAACTGTTCTCTGGAACTGTACATTGCCAAGTGAGAGCTAGTTCCCAACTAGAACTAAAGGGAACTCTTTTTAACCCCTTTGAACAGGACCGACTGGTTACTAGGGATTATGAGAACACAcgtactttttctttaaaaccaAACCAAGCCATCGGAGATTCTAGGTAGAAGCTCCACATGAAGCAGAGAGCGAGTATGAGCTTTAGCAAGAacactattttctttcttctaaTAAACTACCTTGTTCTGTGTTAGAAAGTGAACCTGTGATTATTTACCATTGTCACATGAAAGAAGCTGTCTGGCAGCGATACCATAGACACGGTGTAGTACAGCCATGCGATAGTGCTACTGCAAGGTGCAGTACCTGCTGGTGCCACGGGGGAACTCTTGGTGTGGCTGGAGGACTTAGTGGTTGTAGTACAaactgctggcctggggagaTGGCTGTCAGCAAGGCTTCA includes the following:
- the LGR5 gene encoding leucine-rich repeat-containing G-protein coupled receptor 5 isoform X3: MNNITKLPSNPLHNLRFLEELRLAGNGLTYIPRGAFAGLFSLKVLMLQNNQLKQVPTEALQNLRSLQSLRLDANHINYVPPNCFSGLVSLRHLWLDDNSLTEIPVQAFRSLSALQAMTLALNKIHHIPDYAFGNLSSLVVLHLHNNRIYSLGKKCFDGLHSLETLDLNYNSLDEFPTAIRTLTNLKELGFHSNNIKSIPEYAFVGNPSLITIHFYDNPIQLVGRSAFQHLPELRTLTLNSASQITEFPDLTGTTSLESLTLTGAQVTSLPKVACDQLPNLQVLDLSYNLLQDLPCFTACKKLQKIDLHHNEIYEIKADTFQQLVALRSLDLAWNKIAVIHPSAFSSLPSLIKLDLSSNLLSSFPVTGLHGLTHLKLTGNHDLQSLISSENFPELKVIEMPYAYQCCAFGTCESHYKISSQWNKEENSSADDFHKKDSGMLHIQDEHDFEDFLLDFEEDLKAHHSVQCTPSPGPFKPCDHLFGSWLIRIGVWTIVGLAFICNALLTATVFRSPLYISSIKLLIGLIAIVNMLMGLSSGVLASLDALTFGSFAQYGAWWESGVGCQVTGLLSIFASETSIFLLTLAALERGFSVKYATKFKTKSSLASVKIAIFFCFMLALIIAVLPLLSESKYGVSPLCLPLPFGELSSMGFMVALVLLNSLCFLVMTVAYTKLYCSLEKSELDNIWDCSMIKHIALLLFTNCILYCPVAFLSFSSLLNLTFISPEVIKSILLVIVPLPACLNPLLYILFNPHFKEDLGSLRKQTLLWSRSKHTSLISVNSDDVEKQSCDSTQALVTFASASISYDVPTSNSLMPSPYQTTESCNLSSVAFVPCH
- the LGR5 gene encoding leucine-rich repeat-containing G-protein coupled receptor 5 isoform X1, yielding MDTSCPAGALLLLCFLGLPGASSGGLASPAGRRQRGCPALCQCEQDGMLLRADCSDRGLTAVPTNLSLFTSYLDLSMNNITKLPSNPLHNLRFLEELRLAGNGLTYIPRGAFAGLFSLKVLMLQNNQLKQVPTEALQNLRSLQSLRLDANHINYVPPNCFSGLVSLRHLWLDDNSLTEIPVQAFRSLSALQAMTLALNKIHHIPDYAFGNLSSLVVLHLHNNRIYSLGKKCFDGLHSLETLDLNYNSLDEFPTAIRTLTNLKELGFHSNNIKSIPEYAFVGNPSLITIHFYDNPIQLVGRSAFQHLPELRTLTLNSASQITEFPDLTGTTSLESLTLTGAQVTSLPKVACDQLPNLQVLDLSYNLLQDLPCFTACKKLQKIDLHHNEIYEIKADTFQQLVALRSLDLAWNKIAVIHPSAFSSLPSLIKLDLSSNLLSSFPVTGLHGLTHLKLTGNHDLQSLISSENFPELKVIEMPYAYQCCAFGTCESHYKISSQWNKEENSSADDFHKKDSGMLHIQDEHDFEDFLLDFEEDLKAHHSVQCTPSPGPFKPCDHLFGSWLIRIGVWTIVGLAFICNALLTATVFRSPLYISSIKLLIGLIAIVNMLMGLSSGVLASLDALTFGSFAQYGAWWESGVGCQVTGLLSIFASETSIFLLTLAALERGFSVKYATKFKTKSSLASVKIAIFFCFMLALIIAVLPLLSESKYGVSPLCLPLPFGELSSMGFMVALVLLNSLCFLVMTVAYTKLYCSLEKSELDNIWDCSMIKHIALLLFTNCILYCPVAFLSFSSLLNLTFISPEVIKSILLVIVPLPACLNPLLYILFNPHFKEDLGSLRKQTLLWSRSKHTSLISVNSDDVEKQSCDSTQALVTFASASISYDVPTSNSLMPSPYQTTESCNLSSVAFVPCH
- the LGR5 gene encoding leucine-rich repeat-containing G-protein coupled receptor 5 isoform X2 produces the protein MDTSCPAGALLLLCFLGLPGASSGGLASPAGRRQRGCPALCQCEQDGMLLRADCSDRGLTAVPTNLSLFTSYLDLSMNNITKLPSNPLHNLRFLEELRLAGNGLTYIPRGAFAGLFSLKVLMLQNNQLKQVPTEALQNLRSLQSLRLDANHINYVPPNCFSGLVSLRHLWLDDNSLTEIPVQAFRSLSALQAMTLALNKIHHIPDYAFGNLSSLVVLHLHNNRIYSLGKKCFDGLHSLETLGFHSNNIKSIPEYAFVGNPSLITIHFYDNPIQLVGRSAFQHLPELRTLTLNSASQITEFPDLTGTTSLESLTLTGAQVTSLPKVACDQLPNLQVLDLSYNLLQDLPCFTACKKLQKIDLHHNEIYEIKADTFQQLVALRSLDLAWNKIAVIHPSAFSSLPSLIKLDLSSNLLSSFPVTGLHGLTHLKLTGNHDLQSLISSENFPELKVIEMPYAYQCCAFGTCESHYKISSQWNKEENSSADDFHKKDSGMLHIQDEHDFEDFLLDFEEDLKAHHSVQCTPSPGPFKPCDHLFGSWLIRIGVWTIVGLAFICNALLTATVFRSPLYISSIKLLIGLIAIVNMLMGLSSGVLASLDALTFGSFAQYGAWWESGVGCQVTGLLSIFASETSIFLLTLAALERGFSVKYATKFKTKSSLASVKIAIFFCFMLALIIAVLPLLSESKYGVSPLCLPLPFGELSSMGFMVALVLLNSLCFLVMTVAYTKLYCSLEKSELDNIWDCSMIKHIALLLFTNCILYCPVAFLSFSSLLNLTFISPEVIKSILLVIVPLPACLNPLLYILFNPHFKEDLGSLRKQTLLWSRSKHTSLISVNSDDVEKQSCDSTQALVTFASASISYDVPTSNSLMPSPYQTTESCNLSSVAFVPCH